The Shewanella sp. MTB7 genome includes a window with the following:
- a CDS encoding sensor histidine kinase: MLRILLCISVLLFSSSIWANSQPFHVGVLANWGHQQAVERWTPMMEYLNERVPEAQFHVYPGDFEALNLAMELGQIQFIITNPGQYLYLSSQYPLSWLATMRSRRHNGTTSAIGSAIIVRADSDYRTLYDLKGKVVAASDPHALGGFQATVGLMHRLGMAPDNYFKQVKFLGFPLDPLLYQVRDGNVDAAITPLCTLEDMVGRGLINLGDFRVLNPSRPKSVECQCSTHLYPNWSFAAIESVNTELSKEISQALMDLPSTHPAAVKAQLQGWTSPISQLAVIKLFRELHVKSPDSSRWEIVKNWLDDNRHWGILSVLIFLVATFYHLWIEYRFHQKSESLIATERQLKQQAIALERLQSASIIGEIGAGLAHEINQPIAAITSYSEGGIMRLQGKKEADVEACIKLLEKIHNQSTRAGEVVHRIRGLLKRREAVMLDVNILTLVEESIALLRIELARRDIQVNTQIKGEPFFITADRVGLLQVLINLIKNSLDAIADSPNASTGKIHIELDFKEYQVNIFIKDNGPGLTLGAEALMATFYTTKADGLGLGLAICNEVMHEHEGRFTLSNRCDNETGCVASLSLKKRGSEQAIQI; the protein is encoded by the coding sequence TTGTTGCGGATCTTATTGTGCATCTCTGTGTTGCTTTTCTCATCTTCGATCTGGGCAAATTCGCAACCATTTCATGTGGGAGTGCTGGCTAATTGGGGACATCAACAGGCTGTTGAGCGCTGGACTCCGATGATGGAGTACCTTAATGAGCGTGTGCCAGAGGCACAGTTTCATGTTTATCCTGGTGATTTTGAAGCATTAAACCTAGCGATGGAGCTAGGTCAAATCCAGTTTATTATTACCAACCCTGGACAATACCTTTATCTTTCTAGCCAATATCCTTTGTCTTGGCTCGCCACAATGCGTTCAAGGCGTCATAACGGCACAACCTCAGCCATAGGCTCGGCAATCATCGTTAGGGCTGATAGTGACTATCGCACCTTGTATGACTTAAAAGGCAAAGTGGTTGCTGCAAGTGATCCTCATGCTCTTGGAGGGTTTCAAGCGACGGTTGGCTTAATGCACCGATTGGGGATGGCCCCTGATAACTATTTTAAGCAAGTAAAGTTTCTCGGCTTCCCCCTCGATCCTCTGCTGTATCAAGTGCGAGATGGCAATGTTGATGCGGCAATTACTCCTTTATGCACCTTGGAGGATATGGTCGGCCGTGGACTCATCAATCTCGGCGATTTTCGAGTGCTTAATCCGAGTCGTCCAAAAAGTGTTGAGTGTCAATGTAGTACTCATCTTTATCCCAATTGGTCCTTTGCCGCCATTGAGAGTGTCAATACCGAGTTGAGCAAAGAGATAAGCCAAGCGTTAATGGATTTGCCATCTACTCACCCCGCGGCGGTGAAGGCACAACTACAGGGGTGGACCTCGCCAATTAGCCAGCTAGCGGTGATTAAGTTATTTAGAGAGTTACACGTCAAGTCGCCCGATAGTAGTCGCTGGGAGATCGTTAAAAATTGGCTGGATGATAATCGACACTGGGGCATTCTATCAGTACTTATATTTTTAGTGGCTACGTTTTATCACCTGTGGATTGAATATCGTTTTCATCAGAAAAGTGAGTCGTTAATTGCAACTGAGCGTCAGCTAAAGCAGCAAGCTATTGCGTTAGAGCGCCTGCAAAGTGCATCCATCATTGGTGAGATTGGTGCAGGTCTTGCCCATGAAATAAATCAACCCATCGCCGCCATTACTAGCTATAGCGAAGGGGGGATAATGCGCTTGCAAGGGAAAAAAGAAGCGGATGTTGAAGCGTGCATTAAACTGCTTGAAAAAATTCATAATCAATCGACTCGAGCGGGTGAGGTGGTTCATCGCATCAGAGGTTTATTGAAACGACGTGAAGCTGTCATGCTTGATGTGAATATTCTCACCTTAGTGGAAGAGAGCATTGCGCTGTTGAGGATTGAGCTCGCCAGACGTGATATTCAAGTTAACACCCAGATTAAAGGTGAGCCTTTTTTCATTACCGCTGATCGTGTCGGCTTACTTCAGGTACTGATCAATTTGATTAAAAATAGCCTTGATGCGATAGCTGATTCGCCCAATGCAAGTACAGGTAAAATCCATATAGAGTTAGATTTTAAAGAGTATCAGGTCAATATATTTATCAAGGACAATGGCCCCGGTCTTACGCTGGGGGCTGAGGCTTTGATGGCCACTTTTTATACCACTAAAGCCGATGGTTTGGGCTTGGGACTCGCAATATGCAATGAGGTGATGCATGAGCATGAAGGCCGGTTTACATTGAGTAATCGTTGTGACAATGAAACTGGATGTGTTGCCTCATTGAGCTTAAAAAAACGGGGCAGCGAACAAGCTATACAAATCTAA
- a CDS encoding response regulator transcription factor, producing the protein MQLHINGPVYLVDDDDAIIDSISFLMEGYGYTLISFTNGDSFLSKVDLNQAGCVILDARMPGLTGPQIQLLLSDAKSPLSVIFLTGHGDVPMAVDAFKNGAFDFFQKPVQGSLLSQAIEKGLVHSQSQFQQLSNQVLINNLSDRETQIFQLIIAGNTNKQMSNQLCVAIRTIEVHRAKLMTKLGVSNLAELVKLGPSHLSNNS; encoded by the coding sequence GTGCAACTACACATCAACGGACCTGTCTATTTAGTCGATGACGACGACGCTATTATCGATTCAATCAGCTTTTTAATGGAGGGGTACGGCTACACGTTAATCAGCTTTACCAACGGCGATAGCTTTTTAAGCAAAGTAGATTTAAACCAAGCGGGTTGCGTGATCTTAGATGCCAGAATGCCAGGGCTCACAGGTCCTCAAATTCAACTACTGCTCAGCGACGCTAAAAGCCCACTGTCAGTCATATTTTTAACTGGCCACGGTGATGTTCCCATGGCGGTAGATGCATTTAAAAATGGGGCGTTCGATTTCTTTCAAAAACCGGTTCAAGGGAGCCTATTGTCACAAGCTATCGAAAAGGGATTAGTCCATAGCCAGAGCCAATTTCAACAACTCAGTAATCAAGTACTGATTAATAACTTATCGGATCGTGAAACCCAGATATTCCAATTAATCATTGCCGGAAACACCAACAAACAGATGTCGAATCAATTGTGTGTAGCCATTAGAACCATTGAAGTACATCGAGCTAAACTCATGACGAAGTTAGGGGTGAGTAACTTAGCTGAGTTAGTGAAACTTGGTCCATCTCACCTATCAAATAACTCATGA